The Sandaracinus amylolyticus genomic interval ACGCTTGACAAGAGAGCGCATCCGCCTATTGTCAGATCTGACAACAGGAGCGCCCATGCACGCGACCCAGCACGCGACGCCGTCGACCGAACGTCCCCGCAGCGCGCCCGCCGCGAAGCCCGCGCCCCCGGAAGATCCGCGAGAGCGCGAGGCCGCGCGCATCGCCCTCGAGGGCACGCCGCTCCAGCGCACCGCGATGGCGTACCGCGCGCTGCGCGCGCTGATCGCGGATCCCGACGACACCAAGCAGGTCTTCTACGTCGGCCTGCTCGTCAACCGCGGCACGTACCCCACGTTCCTCGCGCGCTTCACCACCGACGACGAGGGCGCGCGCCTGCTCCGCGAGCGACCCGCGATCGATCGCTCGACGGTCGATTACGACGCGCTGCGCGCCATGCCCGCGAGCACGCTCGGCGGCGCGTACGTGCGCTTCCTCGACGCGAACGGGCTCGACCCCGACCTCTTCCAGTCGCCGCCCGGCCTGCCCGAGGTGCCCTCGTACATCGCGCAGCGCATGCGCCAGGTGCACGACCTCTGGCACGTGCTCACGGGCTACGACAGCGACGTCGCCGGCGAGGTCGCGCTGCAGGCCTTCACGTGGGGCAACACCGGGATGGCGAGCGCGGCCGCGGTCACGCTCGCCGCGGGCGTGCGCTTCTCGGTCACCGATCCGCGCATCGTGCGCATGGCCGCCGCGGGCTATCGCGACGGGCGTCGCGCGAAGTTCCTCGCGCCGATCCGCATCGAGGATCACTTCGCGCGCGAGCTCGACGAGCTGCGCGCCGAGTGGGGCATCCGCGCCGTGCGCTGATGCGTGAAGAATCCCGACGTCGTGCGGGTTGCCCTTGCACCTCCCGCCCCCGGGGGTGCATGCCATTCCTCGATGACCCGCCGCTCCGACGACGATCATCCGCCCTCGCCGCCGCCGCACCACGGTGAGCTCGACGACCTCTTCGCGATCGTCGATCGCCTGCCCTTCTTCGGCTCGCTGAAGAAGGACCTCACCCACCTGCGCAAGCTGCTGTACGACCGCCGCACGCCGCGCGTGCTCGCGGTCGGCGCGCGCGGCAGCGGACGCACCAGCCTCGCGAACTCGCTGCTCCGCCTGCCCGCGCTGCCGCTCGGCGAGCACGCGGCATCGCCGCCCGACGCGTGGATCCGCATCGACGCGGGTGGTCGTCACCTCGACTGGCTCGAGGTCGCGAGCGGTCCGCTCGAGGGCGGACGCCTCGCGATGGTGCGCCGCGCGCTCGACGAGAGCGTGCCCGACGTGATCGTCGTCGCGGCGCGCGCCGACGCGCCCGAGACCGAAGGCGCGGCCGCGCGCGAGACGCTCGCGCAGATCCACACGATGCTCGCCGAGTCGAAGACGATCGGCGACGCGAAGGCCGCGCGCCCCGCGACGATCGGCGTGATCACCCACGTCGATCGCGTCACCGAGCCCGAGGCCGCCGAGTCGGGCGTGCGCTTCGCGACCGAGGATCTCGCGCGCCTCGACGCCGCCACGCTCGCGCTGAAGAAGCAGCTCGAGGCGGGCACGACCACGAAGATCACGCGCCCGATCCCGGTGCTCGCGGGCGGCGAGCTCGGCGGCCCCGATCAGCCGGTTCGATGGAACGTCGAGGAGGTCGCGGCCGCGATCCACGACGCGCTCGCCGACGAGGCGAAGGTCGAGGCAGTGCGCGCGCTCGCGGTGCCGGTCGAGATGCGCCGCGAGCTCGCGCGCACGATCGTGAACCACTGCGCCGCGGCCGCGGTGACCGTCGGGCTCATGCCGGTCCCGTTCTCCGACGCGGTGATCCTGCTCCCGCTGCAGGGCGTGATGGTCAGCGGCGTCGCGTACCTCGCGGGCCAGCCCTGGGATCGACGCGCCGCGCTCGAGTGGCTCGGCTCGGTCGGTGTGATGGGCGGCGCCGCGTTCGGGCTTCGCTGGGGCGCGCAGCAGCTCGTGAAGCTGATCCCCGGCGCGGGCACGCTCGTCTCGGGCAGCGTCGCGGGCGCGGGCACGCTCGCGATCGGTCGCAGCGCGGTCGCGTACTTCGTCGACGGGCCGGGCGCGCGCACGCCGCGGCTGCAGCTCCCCGCCGACGCCTCGACCCCCATCGAAACGCCCCCGCCGACCGAGTGACCATCTGTTAGATTGCTCGGTCGGGAAACGATGCTGTCCGCCGAGCTCGTCGACGTTCTCGAGAGCGGTCCCTCGATGCTGATCGCGACGCGCGACGCGCAGCGCATGCCCGAGTGCACGCGCGCCGTCGGCGTCGTCGTCCGGGGCCCGGCGCGCGTCACGATCTTCGTCCCGCGCGCGGTCGGCGCGCGCGCCGTCGCGAACCTCGCTGTCGAGCCGCGCATCGCGCTCACGTTCTCGCGCCCCCACGATCACCGCACCTACCAGCTCAAGGGCACGACGACCGCGGTGCGCGACGCGAGCGACGACGAGCGCGCGATCGTCGAGTCCTATCGCGCGTCGTTCGCGGTCGCGCTCGACGTGGTCGGCATCCCGCGCCGCGTCACGATGCGCGTGTCCACCTGGCCCGCCGTCGCCATCGATCTCGACGTGACCGACGTCTTCGAGCAGACGCCCGGTCCCGCCGCGGGAGCGCGCCTCTCGTGAAGCTCGCGGTCCCGCTCGAGCGCCTCTCGCGCTGCTTCCAGGGGATCGTGCCCGGCGCGATCGCGACCTGCGACGCCGACGGTCTGCCCAACGTCAGCTACGTGAGCCACGTGCAGGTCGTCGACGATCGCCACGTCGCGCTCTCCTGCCAGTTCTTCAACAAGACGCGGCGCAACCTCGATCAGAGCCCGCTCGCGTGCGTGCAGATCGTCGACCCGCTCACGCTGCAGGCCTACCAGATGCGCCTGCGCTTCCTGCGCAGCGAGCGCGACGGCGCGCTCTTCGAGTCGATGTCGGCGCGCCTCGACGCGATCGCCTCGCACACCGGGATGAAGGGCGTCTTCAAGCTGCTCTCGTCCGACGTGTTCGAGGTGCTCGAGATCGAAGTGCTCGCGGACTTCCTCACCGGCGCCGAGCCGAGCATCACCGGGCACGACGAGCCGATGGCGATCCCCGGCCCGGCGAGCGAGCTGCGCGCGCTGCAGACCGTCTCGGCGCGCATCAACCGCGCGTGTGATCTCGAGGCGCTCCTCGCGTCGACGCTCGCCGCGCTCGAGGAGCTCTTCGGGTTCGGCCACGCGATGGTCCTCGTGCCCGACGGCAGCGGGAAGCGCCTCGTCACGATCGCGAGCCACGGCTACGGCGACGGAGGCATCGGCGCCGAGGTCGCGATCGGCGACGGCCTCGTCGGCACCGTCGCCGAGGAGCGGCGCGTGCTCGCCGTCGCGGGCATCGACGCGGGCCTGCGCTACGGCCGCGCGATCCGCGACGCGACCCGGCGCGCGCCTTCGCAGGCCAACGTGCGCCCCGAGATCCCGCTGCCCGGCCTGCCCGACGCGCGCAGCCAGCTCGGCCTGCCGCTGCTGGTCGAGGATCGCCTGCTCGGCGTGCTCGCGATCGAGAGCCGCGATCCCGCCGCGTTCGAGCCGTGGCACGAGGCGTTCCTCCAGGTCCTCGCGAACCAGATCGCGAGCCGCATGGACCACCTCGCGGAGCACGAGGACGACGAGGACGACGACGAGAGCCCGAGCGCGCGTCGTCCCGATCCCGATCGCATCCGCATCTCGCTGCCCGGCGGAGACCGCACCCGCGTCTTCTGCTTCTACAAGAACGACGACGCGGTGTTCGTCGACGGCGAGTACCTCATCCGCAACGTGCCCGGGAAGATCCTCTGGAAGCTGCTCAACGCCCACGCGCGCGAGCGGCGCACCGAGTACTCGAACCGCGAGCTGCGCCTCGATCCCTGGCTCGGCCTGCCGGCGATCAAGGACAACCTCGAGAGCCGGCTCATCCTGCTGCGCAAGCGCCTCGAGCAGAAGTGCCCCGAGGTCCGCATCGTGCCGACGCGCCGCGGTCGCTTCGCGCTCGAGCTCGAGTGCGCCGTCGAGCTCGTGGAGCGCGAGACCGCGTAGCGTCCGCGTCGCCTGCGCCGGGCGGCCTCGTCGCCTACGGCAGGCGGTGACCTCGCCTGCGCCAGGCGAGGTCCCGGCATCGGTGATGCGATGTGGTCGCCTTCGCGATGCGAAGCGGTCGCCTGGTGAAGGCGAGATCTCCGTATCCGAGTACGGACGTTGCGAATGACCAATGTTTTCCGTCAGTTTCCCTGCTGCGATCGTGTGGGATCGCGCTCGAACCGACGGAGATCACGTGGCGACCAAGAAGAACACCAAGAAGGTCGGCAAGAAGTCAGCGAAGAAGGTTGCGAAGAAGCGCGCGAAGCCTGCGCCGATCGCGCTCACACCCGCGGAGCGCTCGCGAAAGCTCCGACCGCGGCGCGATTACCGCGAGCTGATCGAGACGTTCCTGCGCGTGTGGGAGGAGAACCCGAGCGTTCGCCTCACCGGGCTCACGCGCGCGCAGCTGCGGCGCGCACTCGGACTCGCGATCAAGGCCGCGGACAAGGAGGACGCGCTGCGCCGCGAGGCCGACACGAAGCTCCGCGTGCTGATGGATGCGCGGCTCGTCGCCGAGGACGACCTGTGGCGCAAGCTGCTCGACGCGAACGCGCTGGTGCGCGCGCAGTCGCGCGTCGATCCGCGCCTGGCCGAGGCGTTCGCGTTCCTCTCGGACGCGCTTCGCCCCGAGTCGCGTGAGCGCGACGACGCCGAGGAGCCGGCGGCGGGTTAACCCTGCGGGAGTGCTCGTCCCGCCGATCCCGAACGGGGGCGCGCGAAGCGCGCGGACGGTAGGAGCGGCGGGCGAGCGTTTGCGGGAGTGCTCGTCCCGCCGATCCCGAACGGGAGCGCGCGAAGCGCGCGGACGGTAGGAGCGGCGGGACGAGCCGATGTTCTTCGGGTTAGCGGACACGTCGCGTCGATCGCCCACTTGGCACACGCGGAACCTCGCGGACGTGGGCAGGTGTGGGCCGCGCTCGTGGTAGAACCGTGGGCCGATGGCGTCCCCGGCGACCATGCCTCCTCCCGCGATCGACGCGACCTCGCTGTACCCGGTCGCCGACATCCTGCTCGGCGCAGTGCACGCCGACACGCGCTTCTGCGATCGCGAGCGCGACGCGGTGCGACGTTGCCTGCTCGACCTGCTCGGCACGCGCGTGCTGCCAGTCGAGCTCGAGCAGCGGCTGCGCGACTTCGACGCGAGCCGCTTCGACCTCGAGTCCGCGGTGCACGCGTACTCGGCGGACCCGCCGATCAAGCGCCGCGCGCTGCTCGCGATGGCGCGTCACGTGTGCGAGGCCGACGGCGCGTACGACCTCAGCGAGGACGCGTACCTGATGGCGCTCGCGATCGCGCTCTCCCTCGACGATCAGGCGATGCGCGGCCTCCTGCTCGGCTCGCCGTTCGATCGTCCGTGGGCCGAGCGGCTCAAGCGCCTCGAGGACATCGTGCTCGGCGCGGTGTTCCTCGCGGTGAGCGCCCCCGTGATGCTCGCGTGCGCGATCGGCGTGAAGCTCACGAGCAAGGGCCCGGCGCTCTTCAAGCAGCGCCGCTACGGGCTCAACGGCAAGGAGTTCTTCGTCTACAAGTTCCGCAGCATGACGGTCGCGGAGGACGGCGCGAAGGTCACGCAGGCGACGAAGAACGACGCGCGCGTCACGAAGCTCGGCGCGTTCCTGCGCCGCAGCTCGCTCGACGAGCTGCCGCAGTTCCTCAACGTGCTCAAGGGCGACATGTCGATCGTCGGGCCGCGCCCCCACGCGATCGCCCACAACGAGCACTACAAGAAGCTGATCGACGAGTACATGCTGCGGCACAAGGTGAAGCCCGGCATCACCGGCTGGGCCCAGGTCAACGGCTGGCGCGGCGAGACGGACACGCTCGACAAGATGCTCTCGCGCGTCGAGCACGACCTCTATTACATCCAGCACTGGAGCGTCCTCTTCGACATCGAGATCGTGCTGCGCACGGTCTTCGGCTCCGCGGTGAGGGAGAACGCGTACTGATGTCCGCGCCGACGACCAGCACGCAGCGCGGTGCCACCGAGGCGCATGACGCCGAGGCGTCGAAGCTGGTCACGTTCGGCAAGTACCTGCTGCTCGACAAGATCGCGACCGGCGGCATGGCCGAGGTGTGGCTCGGCAAGACGGTGCAGGACGAGAGCGTCTCGGACCTGCTCGCGATCAAGCGCCTGCTGCCGCGCTTCTCCGACGACGAAGAGTTCCTGCACATGTTCGTCGACGAGGCGCGCATCGCGGGCCAGCTCGAGCACCCGGGGATCGTACAGATCCACGAGCTCGGCAAGGTCGGCAGCTCGCTCTACATCGCGATGGAGTTCGTGTGGGGCCGCGACCTGCTCGGCATCCTGCGGCGGCTGCGCGAGCTCTCGCTGCCGATGGAGCCCACGACGATCGCGTACGTCGGCGCGCGCATGTGCGAGGCGCTGCACTTCGCGCACACCGCGAAGGGCAAGGACGGCAAGCCGCTCAACGTCGTGCACCGCGACGTCTCGCCGCAGAACGTGCTCGTCAGCTTCGACGGCAAGGTGAAGCTGATCGACTTCGGCATCGCGAAGGCCGCGTCGCGCAGCACGAAGACCCAGGCCGGCACGCTCAAGGGCAAGGTCGGCTACATGAGCCCGGAGCAGGTGCGCGGCGCGCCGATGGACGCGCGCAGCGATCAGTTCGCCGCGGGCACGTGCCTCTACGAGATGATCACGGGGCGCCCGCTCTTCTCGCGCGCCAACAACTTCGAGGCGATGGAGCTCGTGCGCGAGGCCGACGTGCCGCCGCTCGAGGAGGCCGCGCCCGGCACGCCCGCGAAGCTCGTCGAGATCGTGATGCGCGCGCTCAGCAAGCGCGCCGACGATCGATACGAGAGCGCGCACGAGATGCAGAAGGCGCTCACGCTGTTCCTCGCGGAGGCGGCGCCGGGCTACGAGCGCTTCACGCTGACGACGTGGCTGCGCGGCATCTTCCGCGACGAGATGGCGGAGGAGAAGGCGCGCCTCGACGTGCTCGATCTGATCGGGCGCCGTCCGAGCGTGCAGCCCGAAGCGAAGCGCAAGCGCACCAACTCGAGCACGCGCCTCGAGATCGGCGCGCACGATCTCTTCGACGACGACGAGGACGCCGAGACGCAGATCTTCGAGGGCTCGCCGCTCGCGAAGCTCGAGATCGAGGTGCGCCCGGTCGGCCCCTACGAGGTGTTCTTCCAGCGCGACGGCGCCGACGAGGGCGCGAAGCCGAGCAGTGGGTCGCACGTGCGGCCGCTCAAGGCGACGTTCCGCCCGGGCCGCACCCAGGCCGCGGAGAGCTGGCGCCCGCCGCGCACCGATCTCGCGGAGCTTGGCCCCTATCGCAAGCCCAAGGAGCGCGAGGTCGGGCGCGACACCGATCCGAATCCGTCGGCCGAGAAGGGCCCTGCGACGTCGCCTCCGCCCGGCAGCGAGAGCGAGCCGAGCGTGATGGTCGCCGACGAGCTGCGCACGACGATGCGCGACCCCGACTCGAACGAGAAGGTGCTCTCGACGATCCCGATCGATCCCGAGCACCTCTCGCTCGATCCCGCGGAGATCAACTCGCAGGTGATCCGCGCGCTGCTGCCGACGGGGAAGACCGATCCCGCGCAGAGGAAGGCGCAGCAGGCGGCGTCGCGCGAGCCGACCGGGCCGCACCGCGCGTCCTCGGAGAACCGGCGCGATCCCACGACGCGCCGGCGCATCCTCGCGGAGCAGAGCGCGCCGCGGCGGCGCCGCAGCGACGTCGTCTTCTTCGCGATCGCTGCGTTCTTCATGCTCGTGGTGGGCGCGGGCGCGACGTACTGGTGGCTCGCGGGCGCGGCGACGTCGTCGATCGAGGTGCGCACCGCGCCGATGACGAGCGGCGCGGTGCTGATCGACGGAGTGTCGCGAGGCCGCGTCCCGCTGCGCGTCGAGGGGCTCTCGCCGGGGCGACACACGGTGACGATCGTCGCCGACGGATACGAGCCCACGGTGCGCGAGGTGCAGCTCGCGCCGCGCGCGAGCGCGATCCTGGAGCTTCCGATGCAGCGCGCGAGCGGAGCTGCCGCGACCGAGTGACGCGAGCGTGGCGCTCGGCCACGCCATGCTCGCCGGCGACGCCCAGGGCCTCGCGCCTGGAACACACGATGCAGAGCGCGAGTCGTGATGCTCACGACTTCGTTGCTGGTGTATCTGGCGCTGACGTTCTCGCTCGCGAGCTCGATCGTGCTGTGGGTCGCGATGATCGGCGTCGCAGTGCGCCGCGCGCGCACCAGCGAGATGCATCCCGGCCTCTCGGTCGTGCCCCCGCTCGCGGCGGTCGCGGCGTGGCGCGGCGGTGAGCGCGAGCTCGCGCTCGGGTTCGCCGCGGTCTCGATCGTCTATCTCGTGCTCCTGATCGCGGCGCACGCATGACCGCGCTGCGCGACGTCGATCCCGAGCTCGCACGCGCGGCGCGCGATCGGCTCGCGCGCGCGCAGGAGCCCTCCCCCCACGTCGCGCCGGGGCTCGTCGCGCGCGGGATCATCGGAGCGGTCGACGCGGTCTACGGTAGCGAGGGATCGTTCCCGAAATTCCGCGCGCTCGAGGTGATCGCGCGCGTGATGTACCAGGCGTGGGAGAGCGTCGCGTACGGCGCGATCTCGAGCGACTACCGTGACGTCGACGCGCGCAGCGGCCACGCGCGCACGATCGAGCGCAGCCGTCACCAACAGGACAACGAGCAGCGGCACCTGTTCTGGATGCACGCGCTCTGCGAGCGTCGCGGAGAGCGCGAGGGATGGTGGCGACATCGCGTCGTTCCGCGCGTGCTCGCGGCGCTGCTCTATCGTCTCGCGTGGATCGCGCACTGGGTCGATCCCGCGTGGAGCCTGCACCTCAACGCGGAGCTCGAGGATCGCGCGGAGCGCGAGTACCTGCGCTTCCTCGCCGCGCACCCCGAGCTCGAGCACGAGCCCGCGGGCGTGCACGGGTTCACGAGCGTCGCGGATCTGCTGCGCTCGATGGTGCTCGACGAGCGCGAGCACAAGACGGAGAGCCTCGCGCACGCCGCGAGGCTCGGAGAGCTCGCGCTCCGCTGACTCACGCGCTCACGGCGCGCAGCGCGAGCGCGCCGACCGCGGCGACGGCGGCGGCGGCAGCGACGGTGCGAATCGTCGGTCCCGGGATCATGCGCGCGACCGCGACCGCCATCGGGGGCGGCGACTCGTGCGCGGGGGACGAGCCGGTCTGCAGCCGATGCGCGGTCGCGTCCTCCGCGTGGAGCCCGGAGTCGGCGAAGAGCGCGAGCATCGCGGGGACGAACTGCTTGAGATCCTGAGGACCGCGGCTGGTGATCCAGTTGCGGTCGCGCACGACGGGCTCGTCGCGCCACGTCGCGCCGGCGTGGACGAGATCGTCCCGCACGCCGGGCCACGACGCGAGCGTGCGGCCGCGCGCGATCCCCGCGGACGCGAACATCCACGGGCCATGGCAGAGCGTCGCGATCGGCTTCTGCGCGGCGTCGAACGCGGCGACGAAGCGGCGCGCGGGGCCGCTCTGACGCAGCAGGTCGGGCCCGATGAACCCGCCGGGGACGAAGAGCGCGTCGTACTCGTCGACGCTCACCTCGTCGATCGTGCGATCGACGCGCACGGTCTTCGTCGGCGCGGTCATGTTCATGCCGCGGATGCGCCCGGGGTGGAGCGAGACGATCTCGACGTCGGCGCCCGCGAGGCGCAGCGCCTTCTCGGGAATGCTGAGCTCGACGTGCTCGAATCCATCCGCGGCGAGCACCGCGATCTTCTTGCCCCGAAGCTTCGTGCTCGTGATCTGCATGGCGCGTCCTCCGGGCGACGCGACGAGGCAACCGACGCGCCGCGCGAAGAACGCGCCGTGGCGCGAGCACGGCGCGAGGCAGCCGCCCTCGCGATCGAGCGGGGATCGTGGCGGACGATCGCGCGCGAGCCGCAGGCTCAACGTGCGTAGCGGCGCGCGTCGCGCTCCCACGCGCGGCGGTCTTGGCGCGGCGGAGGCTCGTACGTGTAGCCCATCGGCCGCATCGTCGCGCGGCAGTGCGGACACGTTGGCACGGAGAGCGGACGCGCGAAGCAGCGCCGCTGGCCCGAGACCGACGCGGCGCGCTCGTGCGGCCACTTGAAGCACACGCGGCAGCGGAAGCACGCGTACTTCGCGCGATCACCGCGATGTCGCCGCCACTCCGAGTAGTCGCCGATGTTCATCTCACCGCGCCGTGCGATAGGTCGGACGGTCGAGCGGGGCTCGCGCGCCGTTCCATCGCAGGTGCTCGCGATGGTCGATCAGCATGTTGCGGATCGCCAGCGTGCCCTCTTCGAGCTCCTCGCGCAGCGTGCGGGCGCGGCCGTCGAGCAGGCAGAGCGCGAGCAGCGCGACCATCGAGACGAAGAGCCCGCCCGCAGTGCAGTTGAGGGACTCGGAGATCCCGCGCGCGAGCATCGTCGCGCGCGAAGACGCGTCGGCGTTGGTGTGACCGTAGCCGCCGAACAGCCCGGTGACGGTGCCGAGCAGGCCGAAGAGCGTCGCGATCTGCACGATCAGCTGGAGATATCCGAGCCGCCGCGCGAGCGGCTGCGCCTCGAGCATCCATCGCGTGGCGAGCGCGGCCTCGATGCGTGGCACCGAC includes:
- a CDS encoding Coq4 family protein; protein product: MHATQHATPSTERPRSAPAAKPAPPEDPREREAARIALEGTPLQRTAMAYRALRALIADPDDTKQVFYVGLLVNRGTYPTFLARFTTDDEGARLLRERPAIDRSTVDYDALRAMPASTLGGAYVRFLDANGLDPDLFQSPPGLPEVPSYIAQRMRQVHDLWHVLTGYDSDVAGEVALQAFTWGNTGMASAAAVTLAAGVRFSVTDPRIVRMAAAGYRDGRRAKFLAPIRIEDHFARELDELRAEWGIRAVR
- a CDS encoding YcjF family protein; amino-acid sequence: MTRRSDDDHPPSPPPHHGELDDLFAIVDRLPFFGSLKKDLTHLRKLLYDRRTPRVLAVGARGSGRTSLANSLLRLPALPLGEHAASPPDAWIRIDAGGRHLDWLEVASGPLEGGRLAMVRRALDESVPDVIVVAARADAPETEGAAARETLAQIHTMLAESKTIGDAKAARPATIGVITHVDRVTEPEAAESGVRFATEDLARLDAATLALKKQLEAGTTTKITRPIPVLAGGELGGPDQPVRWNVEEVAAAIHDALADEAKVEAVRALAVPVEMRRELARTIVNHCAAAAVTVGLMPVPFSDAVILLPLQGVMVSGVAYLAGQPWDRRAALEWLGSVGVMGGAAFGLRWGAQQLVKLIPGAGTLVSGSVAGAGTLAIGRSAVAYFVDGPGARTPRLQLPADASTPIETPPPTE
- a CDS encoding pyridoxamine 5'-phosphate oxidase family protein, whose amino-acid sequence is MLSAELVDVLESGPSMLIATRDAQRMPECTRAVGVVVRGPARVTIFVPRAVGARAVANLAVEPRIALTFSRPHDHRTYQLKGTTTAVRDASDDERAIVESYRASFAVALDVVGIPRRVTMRVSTWPAVAIDLDVTDVFEQTPGPAAGARLS
- a CDS encoding GAF domain-containing protein; amino-acid sequence: MKLAVPLERLSRCFQGIVPGAIATCDADGLPNVSYVSHVQVVDDRHVALSCQFFNKTRRNLDQSPLACVQIVDPLTLQAYQMRLRFLRSERDGALFESMSARLDAIASHTGMKGVFKLLSSDVFEVLEIEVLADFLTGAEPSITGHDEPMAIPGPASELRALQTVSARINRACDLEALLASTLAALEELFGFGHAMVLVPDGSGKRLVTIASHGYGDGGIGAEVAIGDGLVGTVAEERRVLAVAGIDAGLRYGRAIRDATRRAPSQANVRPEIPLPGLPDARSQLGLPLLVEDRLLGVLAIESRDPAAFEPWHEAFLQVLANQIASRMDHLAEHEDDEDDDESPSARRPDPDRIRISLPGGDRTRVFCFYKNDDAVFVDGEYLIRNVPGKILWKLLNAHARERRTEYSNRELRLDPWLGLPAIKDNLESRLILLRKRLEQKCPEVRIVPTRRGRFALELECAVELVERETA
- a CDS encoding serine/threonine-protein kinase, coding for MSAPTTSTQRGATEAHDAEASKLVTFGKYLLLDKIATGGMAEVWLGKTVQDESVSDLLAIKRLLPRFSDDEEFLHMFVDEARIAGQLEHPGIVQIHELGKVGSSLYIAMEFVWGRDLLGILRRLRELSLPMEPTTIAYVGARMCEALHFAHTAKGKDGKPLNVVHRDVSPQNVLVSFDGKVKLIDFGIAKAASRSTKTQAGTLKGKVGYMSPEQVRGAPMDARSDQFAAGTCLYEMITGRPLFSRANNFEAMELVREADVPPLEEAAPGTPAKLVEIVMRALSKRADDRYESAHEMQKALTLFLAEAAPGYERFTLTTWLRGIFRDEMAEEKARLDVLDLIGRRPSVQPEAKRKRTNSSTRLEIGAHDLFDDDEDAETQIFEGSPLAKLEIEVRPVGPYEVFFQRDGADEGAKPSSGSHVRPLKATFRPGRTQAAESWRPPRTDLAELGPYRKPKEREVGRDTDPNPSAEKGPATSPPPGSESEPSVMVADELRTTMRDPDSNEKVLSTIPIDPEHLSLDPAEINSQVIRALLPTGKTDPAQRKAQQAASREPTGPHRASSENRRDPTTRRRILAEQSAPRRRRSDVVFFAIAAFFMLVVGAGATYWWLAGAATSSIEVRTAPMTSGAVLIDGVSRGRVPLRVEGLSPGRHTVTIVADGYEPTVREVQLAPRASAILELPMQRASGAAATE
- a CDS encoding type 1 glutamine amidotransferase domain-containing protein, producing MQITSTKLRGKKIAVLAADGFEHVELSIPEKALRLAGADVEIVSLHPGRIRGMNMTAPTKTVRVDRTIDEVSVDEYDALFVPGGFIGPDLLRQSGPARRFVAAFDAAQKPIATLCHGPWMFASAGIARGRTLASWPGVRDDLVHAGATWRDEPVVRDRNWITSRGPQDLKQFVPAMLALFADSGLHAEDATAHRLQTGSSPAHESPPPMAVAVARMIPGPTIRTVAAAAAVAAVGALALRAVSA
- a CDS encoding MotA/TolQ/ExbB proton channel family protein yields the protein MRWLAHHFEEGGWGMYPLVACLAVALLITIERACALLRARPNADALLDALRACLRVGDVTGAIAICERNRGPLARIALAGLRESLQSVPRIEAALATRWMLEAQPLARRLGYLQLIVQIATLFGLLGTVTGLFGGYGHTNADASSRATMLARGISESLNCTAGGLFVSMVALLALCLLDGRARTLREELEEGTLAIRNMLIDHREHLRWNGARAPLDRPTYRTAR